One region of Candidatus Peribacteraceae bacterium genomic DNA includes:
- a CDS encoding nucleotide exchange factor GrpE codes for MEPKKTQPKAEGNKSTPPAADGMIADKVRELEEQVKKLTDIAGRAQADLQNAKMRLEKSAEDMRKYAAESLLLRLLPTIDNFQRAFQHLPEDLRENDWVKGVTAIEQELMRQLTEMGLKKVDALHQPLDPSRHEVLLQGEGEEGKVIEVLQEGYELHGRVLRPAKVKVGAKKEG; via the coding sequence ATGGAACCCAAGAAGACGCAGCCGAAAGCAGAGGGAAACAAATCCACCCCCCCCGCGGCGGATGGCATGATCGCGGACAAGGTGCGGGAGCTGGAGGAACAGGTGAAGAAGCTCACGGACATCGCCGGCCGCGCGCAGGCGGACCTGCAGAACGCGAAGATGCGGCTGGAGAAGAGCGCGGAGGACATGCGGAAGTACGCGGCGGAGTCGCTATTGCTGCGACTGCTGCCCACCATCGACAACTTCCAGCGCGCCTTCCAGCACCTGCCGGAAGACCTCCGGGAGAACGATTGGGTAAAGGGGGTCACGGCCATCGAACAGGAATTGATGCGACAGCTCACGGAAATGGGGCTCAAGAAAGTCGATGCGCTCCATCAACCGCTCGATCCCTCCAGGCACGAAGTGCTCCTGCAGGGGGAAGGGGAGGAGGGGAAGGTCATCGAAGTGCTCCAGGAAGGCTACGAACTGCACGGCCGCGTTCTCCGCCCTGCGAAGGTGAAGGTGGGGGCGAAGAAGGAGGGATAG
- a CDS encoding sulfite exporter TauE/SafE family protein: MTEQHSHPHCAACAPAEPHGVQFWVELGGALALILILGKLLAPLGLTITTPADSTTGLGAVFLFGFVASSSSCLSLVGGLLLSLSIAWREVADRETPARRLLPLLLFNGGRLAGFFLLGGAIGALGAVLQPSLRSTGALTAVISAIMVLLGLHLLRLLPRFPFRSPFSGRVTNRLMRMARSGSAPIALLLGALTFFLPCGFTQSMQLFALSSGNFLKGGTIMLVFALGTLPSLLGISLLSSLAEGAFLRWFFKFSGMLVVVLGLLNLRGGLLLLGVDVVSFLPAPLAQDRDPSVSIDEQGRQVIAVTVTSLGYSPSSFTIRAGKETWVYAYAPEDVAGCAAFLTAPAYNLATPIQKGGNWLGPISDPRKDFSLTCSMGMYRAEVHVIQQ, translated from the coding sequence ATGACGGAACAGCATTCCCATCCCCACTGCGCCGCCTGCGCCCCCGCCGAGCCCCACGGAGTGCAGTTTTGGGTGGAACTCGGGGGCGCCCTGGCTTTGATCCTCATCCTGGGAAAACTCCTTGCGCCCCTCGGACTCACCATCACGACGCCCGCCGACAGCACCACCGGCTTGGGAGCGGTGTTTCTCTTCGGTTTCGTCGCTTCCTCCAGCAGCTGCCTGAGCTTGGTGGGGGGGCTCCTCCTCTCCCTCTCCATCGCATGGAGAGAAGTTGCGGACAGGGAAACACCCGCCCGCCGCCTGCTCCCGCTCCTCCTCTTCAACGGCGGAAGGCTGGCGGGGTTCTTTCTTCTGGGAGGCGCCATCGGCGCGCTCGGCGCCGTGTTGCAACCCTCCCTGCGCTCCACGGGCGCCCTCACGGCGGTCATTTCCGCCATCATGGTACTCCTGGGGCTGCACCTCCTCCGCCTCCTCCCACGCTTTCCTTTCCGCTCCCCCTTCTCCGGCAGAGTGACCAACCGCCTGATGCGGATGGCGCGTTCGGGGAGCGCCCCCATCGCCCTTTTGCTGGGCGCCCTCACGTTCTTCCTCCCCTGCGGCTTCACGCAGTCCATGCAGCTCTTCGCCCTCTCCTCGGGGAATTTCCTCAAAGGCGGGACCATCATGCTCGTCTTCGCCCTGGGCACCCTGCCCTCCCTCCTGGGCATAAGCCTCTTGAGCTCGTTGGCGGAAGGGGCGTTCCTCCGCTGGTTCTTCAAGTTCTCCGGCATGCTGGTGGTGGTGTTGGGGCTCCTCAACCTGCGCGGCGGGCTCCTGCTCCTCGGCGTGGACGTGGTTTCCTTCCTTCCCGCTCCCCTGGCGCAGGACCGGGACCCCTCCGTGTCCATTGATGAACAAGGGCGGCAGGTCATCGCCGTCACGGTCACGAGCCTGGGGTATTCCCCCTCCTCCTTCACCATCCGCGCGGGGAAGGAGACGTGGGTGTACGCCTACGCCCCCGAGGATGTAGCGGGCTGCGCCGCATTCCTCACCGCCCCCGCTTACAACCTCGCCACACCCATTCAAAAGGGAGGGAACTGGCTGGGACCCATCTCCGACCCCCGGAAGGACTTTTCCCTCACCTGTTCCATGGGCATGTACCGGGCGGAGGTGCATGTTATCCAACAATAG
- a CDS encoding alpha/beta hydrolase: MSEKVTLLCLHGWGGSRASFTELRAALKGTELTILTPDLPGFGKEPEPAHPWTVTDYAEWVERLVKMKEIENPLFLLGHSHGGRIALKVAYRGKVKIKHLYLCAAAGIRHPKHFRRALGLMVAKPGKLLLSLPGLKQLDGLGKKALYKLFRVHDYETASPVMRQTMVNVSKEDLRPLLPFIKMPTDIFWGEKDGMTPVSDARLMHERIKKSTLHLFPDVRHRVHRDKAEEIAEVIRKHLR; encoded by the coding sequence ATGTCTGAAAAAGTGACACTCCTCTGCTTGCATGGATGGGGAGGTTCCCGCGCATCCTTCACGGAACTCCGCGCCGCCCTCAAGGGAACCGAACTCACCATCCTCACGCCCGACCTCCCCGGATTCGGAAAAGAACCCGAGCCTGCACATCCCTGGACTGTCACGGACTATGCGGAATGGGTGGAGCGCCTGGTGAAGATGAAGGAGATCGAAAATCCCCTCTTCCTGTTGGGTCATTCCCACGGCGGAAGGATTGCGCTCAAGGTGGCCTACCGCGGAAAGGTGAAGATCAAGCACCTCTACTTGTGCGCCGCAGCGGGCATTCGCCATCCCAAACACTTCCGCCGCGCACTGGGGTTGATGGTCGCCAAGCCCGGCAAGCTTCTCCTCTCGCTTCCCGGCCTCAAGCAACTGGACGGCCTGGGCAAGAAGGCGCTCTACAAGCTCTTCCGCGTCCACGATTACGAAACGGCCAGCCCGGTGATGCGCCAGACTATGGTGAACGTGTCCAAGGAGGACCTGCGTCCGCTCCTCCCTTTCATCAAGATGCCAACCGACATCTTCTGGGGGGAGAAGGACGGTATGACCCCCGTTTCCGACGCCCGCCTGATGCATGAGAGGATCAAGAAGAGCACCCTCCATCTGTTCCCCGACGTCCGCCACCGCGTCCACAGGGACAAGGCGGAGGAGATCGCGGAGGTGATTCGGAAGCACCTTCGCTGA
- a CDS encoding DUF5320 domain-containing protein — MPALDGTGPLGYGLMTGWGRGCCAGNGRGMGRGFGRRGFFGFPSSRRPRITAADERTMLAEEVQGISEYLKELQARLKELGGK, encoded by the coding sequence ATGCCAGCATTGGATGGAACAGGTCCCCTGGGATACGGTCTAATGACCGGCTGGGGCAGGGGCTGCTGCGCCGGAAACGGACGCGGAATGGGGCGCGGGTTCGGCCGCAGAGGCTTCTTCGGGTTCCCCTCCTCTAGGCGCCCACGCATCACGGCGGCTGATGAGCGCACGATGCTCGCCGAGGAAGTGCAAGGGATCTCGGAGTACCTCAAAGAACTCCAGGCGCGCCTCAAGGAACTCGGCGGCAAGTGA
- the murF gene encoding UDP-N-acetylmuramoyl-tripeptide--D-alanyl-D-alanine ligase, which translates to MDALLLTVPLGLLAALSPLLTYASLWQVKEWRWDRLREEIVRERTILPLVGGKIRPLLVIVYAITLFFLRTGSLVPATLLLLSLLTVIQFAFRKQRTPVWTSKAKALVALALLLDTALIIAAPFFFRHAPFVIPLLPLLQSAVLTLSWALFLPVDRALKRRIFAAARAVRSAHPELLVIGITGSVGKTTTKELLAHVLSGKTSSQAGASNNPSLLSPAERGQEERGQVGEVLFTPAHVNTEVGVAQWMLKNLSGKTIPRGTPLIIEMGAYRKGEIRNLCSIVQPRFGIVTFIGNQHLALFGSSRALLEAKGELLQALPDEGHAFLNGDCERCRDMRAFCRCPVTVVGTGGAADLEAFDIEETTSGIRFTVGDVPFSLPLHGTHNVANILLVIAVAERLGISRKAIAERIRTFTPPHRTFEVRRERDVTVLDDTHNASAASFKAAIAWAKNQPFERKILLTSGIIELGEEHERTHRELGMLSAAVFHDAVFLDPGSATFFAEGYGKPVSSLTRLTPRVPAGSLLVCVGRMSPATLQRFLPFS; encoded by the coding sequence ATGGATGCCCTTCTTCTCACCGTGCCGCTGGGCTTGTTGGCGGCGCTCTCCCCCCTCCTCACCTATGCCTCGCTCTGGCAGGTCAAGGAGTGGCGCTGGGACAGGCTGCGGGAAGAAATCGTGCGGGAGCGGACGATCCTGCCGCTCGTAGGAGGAAAGATCCGGCCGCTCCTCGTCATCGTTTATGCCATCACCCTGTTCTTCTTGCGGACCGGGAGCCTGGTCCCGGCGACTCTCCTCCTGCTCTCGCTCCTCACCGTCATCCAGTTCGCCTTCCGCAAGCAGCGGACGCCCGTATGGACCTCCAAAGCGAAAGCCCTCGTGGCGCTCGCCCTCCTTCTCGATACCGCACTCATCATCGCCGCCCCCTTTTTCTTTCGCCATGCGCCATTCGTCATTCCCCTCCTCCCCCTTCTCCAATCCGCCGTCCTCACCCTCTCCTGGGCGCTCTTCCTGCCGGTGGACCGCGCGCTGAAGAGGAGGATCTTTGCGGCCGCACGAGCGGTGCGCAGCGCCCATCCCGAACTGCTCGTGATCGGCATCACGGGGAGCGTGGGAAAGACGACCACTAAGGAACTCCTGGCACATGTGCTTTCTGGTAAAACAAGCAGCCAGGCCGGGGCATCCAACAACCCGTCTCTCCTCTCTCCGGCGGAGAGAGGACAGGAGGAGAGAGGTCAGGTGGGTGAGGTCCTCTTCACCCCGGCGCACGTGAATACGGAAGTGGGCGTGGCGCAGTGGATGCTTAAAAACCTCTCGGGGAAGACGATCCCCCGGGGCACGCCCTTGATCATAGAAATGGGCGCCTACCGCAAGGGGGAGATCCGCAACCTCTGCTCCATCGTGCAGCCGCGCTTCGGCATCGTCACCTTCATCGGCAACCAGCACTTGGCGCTCTTCGGATCGTCACGGGCGCTCTTGGAAGCCAAGGGGGAACTGCTGCAGGCGCTGCCGGACGAGGGGCATGCGTTCCTGAACGGCGACTGCGAACGATGCAGGGACATGCGCGCGTTCTGCCGCTGCCCCGTGACGGTGGTGGGAACGGGCGGCGCCGCGGACTTGGAAGCGTTCGATATTGAAGAGACGACCTCGGGCATCCGGTTCACCGTGGGAGACGTCCCCTTCTCCCTTCCCCTCCACGGCACGCACAACGTAGCCAACATCCTCCTCGTCATCGCCGTGGCGGAGCGGCTGGGGATTTCCCGCAAAGCGATAGCGGAACGGATTCGGACCTTTACGCCGCCGCACCGGACGTTCGAAGTGCGCAGGGAACGGGACGTGACGGTGCTGGATGACACGCACAACGCCTCCGCCGCCAGCTTCAAGGCGGCTATCGCCTGGGCAAAGAACCAGCCTTTTGAGCGCAAGATCCTGCTCACGAGCGGCATCATCGAGCTGGGGGAGGAACACGAGCGGACCCACCGGGAACTGGGGATGCTCTCCGCCGCGGTCTTCCATGACGCCGTCTTCCTGGACCCCGGGAGCGCTACGTTCTTCGCGGAGGGATACGGAAAGCCCGTGTCGAGTCTCACCCGGCTAACCCCCCGCGTCCCCGCAGGATCCCTCCTGGTCTGCGTCGGCAGGATGTCCCCGGCCACCCTCCAACGATTCCTACCGTTTTCCTGA
- a CDS encoding aminotransferase class I/II-fold pyridoxal phosphate-dependent enzyme, whose product MMTRPIHHTFAPLADRRQVLSALAWILRGWKGRKLARLQLMNALEERFGGRAFLFASGREALLALFQGDPERFRKGDEVIVQGYTCVVVPNAVQAAGLVPMYADIEKATLSLDPQAVERAITPRTKAVLCQHTFGIPAPVAALREICDRHNLLLIEDCAHILPDDRGPEDVGSRGDALLLSFGRDKAISGITGGAIVVRTRPAASLLRDYEQQTTSLPRNVILRLLLYPLLYTLARPLYGIGAGKLMLAAARSLRLLLPIVTGEEKHGKQGMVLHAMPEPCAALALQQWRNLRAINDHRRMLTGTYLQACAAHGWGVLHGIRSDLPLQKFPLFMKDAKKIRRELKQRNIHLNDGWTGCVVCPADVRVDEVGYRKGTDPRAEEACEEILTLPTHTGMRMKDAERLIRALHPFLQEHRLDGLE is encoded by the coding sequence ATGATGACACGTCCCATCCATCATACGTTCGCCCCCCTCGCGGACCGCCGGCAGGTCCTCTCCGCCCTCGCGTGGATCCTCCGCGGTTGGAAAGGGAGAAAGTTGGCGCGGCTCCAATTGATGAACGCGCTGGAAGAACGCTTCGGGGGGAGAGCCTTCCTCTTCGCCTCCGGCAGGGAAGCGCTCCTGGCGCTGTTCCAAGGGGATCCCGAACGGTTCCGGAAGGGCGATGAGGTGATCGTGCAGGGGTACACCTGCGTGGTGGTGCCCAACGCCGTACAGGCGGCCGGGCTCGTGCCGATGTACGCGGATATCGAAAAGGCGACGCTGAGCCTGGATCCCCAAGCCGTAGAGCGCGCCATCACGCCTCGGACCAAAGCCGTGCTCTGCCAGCACACCTTCGGCATTCCGGCGCCTGTCGCCGCCCTTCGGGAAATCTGCGATAGGCACAACCTCCTCTTGATCGAAGACTGCGCCCACATACTGCCGGATGACCGGGGGCCGGAGGACGTGGGATCGCGCGGCGACGCCCTCCTCTTGAGCTTCGGACGGGATAAGGCGATCTCGGGCATCACCGGCGGCGCTATTGTCGTAAGGACGCGGCCTGCCGCGTCCCTACTCCGTGACTATGAACAACAAACAACGTCACTCCCGCGGAACGTCATCCTCCGCCTCCTCCTCTATCCCCTCCTCTACACCCTCGCCCGCCCCCTCTACGGCATCGGCGCGGGGAAGCTGATGCTTGCCGCAGCCCGCTCCCTCCGCCTTTTGCTCCCCATCGTCACGGGGGAAGAGAAGCACGGGAAACAGGGAATGGTCTTGCACGCCATGCCGGAGCCCTGCGCCGCCCTGGCGTTGCAGCAGTGGAGGAACCTGCGGGCGATCAATGACCACCGCCGCATGCTCACCGGAACGTACCTGCAAGCCTGCGCGGCACACGGCTGGGGCGTTCTCCACGGCATCCGCAGTGACCTTCCGCTGCAGAAATTCCCGCTCTTCATGAAGGACGCAAAGAAGATCCGCAGGGAGCTCAAGCAGCGGAACATCCACCTCAACGACGGCTGGACGGGTTGCGTGGTATGCCCCGCGGACGTCCGGGTGGACGAGGTGGGGTACCGTAAGGGAACGGACCCCCGGGCGGAGGAAGCATGCGAAGAGATCCTGACGCTCCCCACGCATACGGGCATGCGGATGAAAGACGCGGAACGGCTCATCAGAGCTTTGCACCCATTCTTACAAGAACACCGATTGGATGGCCTCGAATGA
- a CDS encoding phosphoribosyltransferase family protein — MDIPDPLPYLDRGDAGQKLAEVLGGFRGRKDTVIIGILRGGVAVGRALADALSLPLLPWNVRKIGHPANPEFALGAIAEDGGTYLDEDMMAHEGLEFTDIEPIIEDAMQEMRRRREVFAPPEPVSLTGKIVLLTDDGAATGSTLLATLEDMRKLQALRIVVALPVAPLDTADHLRKEADEVVVLAAPAPFHAVGQWYLSFPQLTDEDVLLLLERKGKGGKRTAQKSSK, encoded by the coding sequence ATGGATATTCCCGACCCTCTCCCCTACCTGGACCGCGGCGATGCCGGGCAGAAACTGGCCGAAGTACTCGGCGGCTTCCGCGGACGCAAGGACACCGTGATCATCGGCATCCTGCGGGGCGGCGTGGCCGTGGGACGCGCGTTGGCGGATGCGCTCTCCCTCCCGCTTCTCCCGTGGAACGTGCGCAAGATCGGGCACCCGGCGAACCCGGAATTCGCGCTAGGGGCCATTGCGGAAGACGGTGGGACCTATTTGGATGAGGACATGATGGCGCATGAAGGCCTGGAGTTCACGGATATCGAACCCATCATCGAGGATGCAATGCAAGAAATGCGCAGGCGCCGAGAAGTTTTTGCGCCGCCGGAACCCGTTTCCCTCACCGGCAAGATCGTGCTCCTCACCGATGACGGCGCCGCCACCGGTTCCACGCTCCTCGCCACACTGGAGGACATGCGGAAATTGCAGGCCTTGCGCATCGTTGTCGCCCTGCCGGTAGCCCCTCTGGACACGGCCGATCACCTGCGCAAGGAAGCGGATGAAGTGGTGGTGCTGGCCGCCCCCGCGCCGTTCCATGCCGTGGGACAGTGGTACCTTTCCTTCCCGCAGCTCACGGATGAGGACGTGCTCCTGCTCCTGGAACGCAAGGGAAAAGGCGGAAAACGCACGGCGCAGAAGTCCTCAAAGTGA
- a CDS encoding serpin family protein, with translation MQSKRLFLLVLVAVLVALGGFIVVNRNKQIVQEEPADIPEAHVDFGFDLLRLLGMQRQDRNLLFSPAGLAWSLSMTMNGAEGQTRDEIARTLHLENYSIDAINAAAKRSIAHLGSLDQQIQVSIANSIWLKQGYPLKDSFKTTMEQSYFMEGDTLDISSPQALQRINGWVNEKTQGKIPSVIDRLDDEMGMILLNALYFQGKWKEPFRPDDTEERRFSLTDASSLMHPFMKRSDMMQYLETKTFQSVRLPYGDNKEMQMVVLLPKTSDVHTFLGSITYSDWMRWMWLYEEENGTLLLPRFRMEWSSEQSDLKSALNQLGMSQAFLDSANFPGLSEEPTKIGFVGQKVSMEVNEEGTKAAAASPIGFGIATGVGINSEPPEPFSMEVNKPFFFAIITTETQEPLFMGIVMNPAQD, from the coding sequence ATGCAGTCGAAGCGGCTCTTCCTTTTGGTACTCGTGGCCGTTCTGGTTGCCCTTGGCGGCTTTATTGTTGTGAATCGCAATAAGCAGATTGTGCAGGAGGAACCCGCCGACATTCCCGAAGCACATGTCGATTTTGGATTCGATCTTCTCCGGCTTCTGGGTATGCAGAGACAAGATCGCAATCTCCTCTTCTCCCCAGCCGGTCTTGCCTGGTCACTGTCGATGACGATGAACGGTGCTGAAGGGCAGACAAGAGATGAGATTGCTCGGACGCTTCATTTGGAGAACTATTCCATCGATGCAATCAATGCCGCTGCAAAGCGATCGATTGCGCATCTGGGTTCTCTTGATCAACAAATCCAGGTCAGTATCGCCAATTCCATTTGGCTTAAGCAAGGATACCCTCTGAAGGATTCTTTTAAGACGACGATGGAACAGTCCTATTTTATGGAAGGAGATACGCTGGATATTTCGTCACCCCAAGCCTTGCAACGGATCAATGGATGGGTAAATGAAAAGACGCAGGGAAAGATTCCGAGTGTCATTGATAGATTGGATGACGAGATGGGAATGATTCTTCTCAATGCCCTGTATTTTCAAGGGAAATGGAAGGAGCCCTTTAGGCCTGATGACACGGAGGAAAGGAGATTTTCATTAACCGATGCTTCCTCGCTCATGCATCCTTTCATGAAGAGGTCAGACATGATGCAGTATCTGGAAACGAAGACGTTCCAATCCGTACGTCTCCCCTATGGCGATAACAAGGAGATGCAGATGGTTGTCCTTCTTCCCAAGACTTCAGATGTGCATACATTCCTTGGTTCAATCACTTATTCTGATTGGATGAGATGGATGTGGCTATATGAGGAGGAAAACGGCACTCTTCTGCTTCCTCGTTTTCGCATGGAATGGAGCAGTGAGCAAAGTGATTTGAAGAGCGCGCTCAATCAGCTTGGTATGTCGCAGGCATTTCTTGATTCTGCAAATTTCCCGGGGCTTTCAGAGGAACCGACTAAGATTGGATTTGTCGGTCAGAAAGTATCAATGGAGGTGAATGAGGAGGGGACGAAGGCGGCGGCCGCAAGCCCCATCGGCTTTGGGATAGCTACAGGAGTGGGGATTAACAGTGAACCTCCGGAGCCGTTCTCTATGGAAGTGAACAAGCCCTTCTTCTTTGCCATCATCACTACCGAAACGCAGGAGCCTCTCTTCATGGGAATTGTAATGAATCCCGCACAGGATTGA
- a CDS encoding phosphoribosyltransferase: MLIPRKLISDNVNPMEWGEFGRAMDTLIRKLEKYMKDTGIRFNLIAPILRSGGIPGAMIAIHFNIVTMLPIQLKRLPGSMEPVEVIVTKLNWGVPKNPVILLCENNTGHGTTARKAIRIMRQKYPEARLFYATVTKAYGGPDKLDGVEEYFYGALTDELFVANAEDIRKKHIRPNTVLFPWEILEEEVNEANKLNGVA; encoded by the coding sequence ATGCTCATCCCCCGGAAACTGATCTCCGATAACGTGAACCCCATGGAGTGGGGCGAGTTTGGGCGGGCGATGGATACGCTTATCCGCAAGCTGGAGAAGTACATGAAGGACACGGGCATACGCTTCAACCTCATCGCGCCCATTCTCCGCAGCGGCGGCATCCCCGGCGCCATGATCGCCATCCACTTCAACATCGTCACCATGCTCCCCATCCAGCTCAAGCGCCTGCCGGGGTCCATGGAGCCGGTGGAGGTGATCGTCACCAAGCTCAACTGGGGCGTGCCCAAAAACCCCGTGATCCTCCTCTGCGAAAACAACACCGGCCACGGCACCACGGCGCGCAAGGCCATCCGCATCATGCGGCAGAAGTATCCCGAGGCCAGGCTCTTCTACGCCACGGTCACCAAGGCGTACGGAGGGCCGGACAAGCTGGATGGCGTGGAAGAATACTTCTACGGCGCGCTCACGGACGAGCTCTTTGTGGCGAACGCCGAGGACATCCGCAAGAAGCACATCCGCCCCAATACCGTCCTCTTCCCGTGGGAAATCCTGGAGGAGGAAGTGAACGAGGCGAACAAGCTGAACGGGGTGGCATGA
- a CDS encoding cupredoxin domain-containing protein encodes MSVRMRTFAVSAVLLVLSACTGAGTPVPDGEDTSSSSSSAVSSVLQEEASSSSSSLDGGALSASGASAAVRVIDITAKDWEFSPSAITLKKGEKVAFRITAIQGHHGFLVPELGLNTDIPEGQTVTTEFPTDRAGTFQFRCSVPCGEGHMDMTGTIVIQE; translated from the coding sequence ATGTCCGTTCGCATGCGAACATTTGCCGTTTCCGCAGTTCTTCTTGTCTTGAGCGCCTGTACGGGAGCCGGTACCCCCGTCCCCGACGGTGAAGATACCTCCTCGTCATCATCTTCCGCGGTTTCCTCTGTCCTGCAAGAAGAGGCTTCCAGCAGCTCCTCTTCCCTCGATGGCGGCGCCCTGTCCGCCTCCGGTGCTTCCGCGGCAGTCCGCGTGATCGATATCACCGCCAAGGATTGGGAGTTCTCCCCCTCCGCCATAACCCTCAAGAAGGGAGAAAAGGTGGCATTCCGCATTACGGCCATCCAAGGCCACCACGGTTTCCTGGTTCCGGAGTTGGGCTTGAATACCGACATTCCCGAAGGCCAGACGGTGACCACGGAATTCCCCACGGACCGCGCCGGCACCTTCCAGTTCCGTTGCTCCGTGCCCTGCGGAGAAGGACATATGGACATGACAGGAACTATTGTTATCCAGGAGTAA
- a CDS encoding type II toxin-antitoxin system Phd/YefM family antitoxin has protein sequence MSRANLVSVREFRSNMTRYLQEAQEEGKSIVIMRHAQPVARIVPFEEGTVLEDLVKELPRAKKVKGKKHAPKAKKRSGLRRMFGL, from the coding sequence ATGTCCCGAGCAAACCTCGTGAGTGTCCGTGAATTCCGATCCAACATGACGCGCTACCTGCAGGAGGCGCAGGAGGAGGGGAAGTCCATTGTCATTATGCGGCACGCGCAACCCGTGGCGCGCATCGTCCCCTTCGAGGAAGGCACGGTGCTGGAAGATCTGGTGAAGGAACTGCCCCGGGCGAAGAAAGTGAAGGGCAAGAAACACGCCCCCAAAGCCAAGAAACGCTCCGGTCTGCGGAGGATGTTCGGGCTGTGA
- the murD gene encoding UDP-N-acetylmuramoyl-L-alanine--D-glutamate ligase, which yields MHIREFSGKNVCILGFGKEGQSILRALNAHATHCEITIADRNASLVAPPEKCWLQVGTGWLMNLEKFDVLIKSPGIPPSILHTHSSLLTNATQIFLDTVAEDRATVIGVTGSKGKSTTASLIFELLTAAGKNASLIGNIGNPALDYLERSQENAFFVLEMSSYQLMDVTRSPHIAVVTSFFPEHLDYHGSLEAYKEAKKHVTRFQTEEDLVFFLHDSPGAREIAEESAGKKIPFGPQDAPVAIGETKLLGVHNLSNIAAAWKVAQELGIPKETCLDVFRNFHGLPHRLQDLGVFHDITWVDDAISTTPESTIAALDALGSRVATVILGGQDRGNDFSELAKRIKGSSVRTVILFPGSGPRIRKVLEDAEATVTFHDADSMEDAVRIAQESTPDGMICLLSTASPSYGMFKNFEDKGDQFKQWIGTGNA from the coding sequence GTGCATATCCGCGAATTCAGCGGCAAGAACGTGTGTATCCTGGGATTCGGCAAGGAGGGCCAATCGATCCTCCGTGCATTGAACGCGCATGCGACGCATTGTGAGATAACGATCGCGGACCGGAATGCGTCGCTCGTCGCTCCTCCCGAAAAGTGCTGGCTGCAGGTGGGCACCGGGTGGCTCATGAACCTGGAGAAGTTCGACGTCCTCATCAAATCCCCCGGTATCCCGCCCTCAATACTCCATACTCATTCCTCCCTACTCACCAATGCCACCCAGATCTTCCTCGATACCGTCGCCGAGGACCGTGCAACCGTCATCGGTGTCACGGGGAGCAAGGGGAAGAGCACCACAGCCAGTTTGATATTTGAGCTCCTCACCGCAGCCGGCAAGAATGCCTCCCTCATCGGGAACATCGGGAATCCCGCGCTCGACTATCTGGAGCGTTCCCAAGAGAACGCATTCTTCGTTCTGGAGATGAGCAGTTACCAATTGATGGACGTGACGAGGAGCCCCCACATTGCCGTGGTCACGAGCTTCTTCCCGGAGCACCTCGATTACCATGGGAGCCTGGAAGCGTACAAGGAAGCCAAGAAGCACGTTACGCGGTTCCAGACGGAGGAGGACCTTGTCTTCTTCCTTCACGATTCCCCGGGGGCGCGGGAAATCGCGGAGGAGAGCGCGGGTAAGAAGATCCCTTTCGGCCCGCAGGATGCGCCGGTGGCGATCGGGGAAACGAAGCTTCTGGGTGTACACAACTTGAGCAACATCGCCGCCGCATGGAAGGTGGCGCAGGAACTGGGCATCCCCAAGGAGACCTGCCTGGATGTGTTTCGCAACTTCCACGGCCTCCCCCACCGCCTGCAGGACCTGGGTGTCTTCCACGACATCACGTGGGTGGATGACGCCATCTCCACCACGCCGGAATCCACCATCGCCGCGCTCGACGCTCTGGGAAGCCGGGTTGCGACCGTGATCCTGGGCGGCCAAGACCGCGGGAATGACTTTTCGGAGCTTGCGAAGAGGATCAAGGGATCGTCCGTCCGCACCGTGATCCTCTTCCCTGGAAGCGGCCCCCGCATCCGCAAGGTGCTTGAGGACGCGGAGGCTACGGTGACGTTCCACGACGCCGATTCCATGGAAGATGCCGTCCGCATTGCACAGGAATCCACACCGGACGGAATGATCTGCCTTCTCTCCACCGCATCCCCGAGTTATGGAATGTTCAAGAATTTCGAGGATAAGGGCGACCAGTTCAAACAATGGATTGGAACGGGCAATGCGTGA
- a CDS encoding DUF134 domain-containing protein: MVRPLKPRCIGAEPGATYFKPRGIPLRTLEQVILTLDEVEALRLKNLKEMDQTAAAKKMGVSQSTFQRILVSANKKTADALLNGKAIKIEGGVVRGRC, encoded by the coding sequence ATGGTCCGTCCCCTCAAACCACGGTGCATCGGCGCCGAACCCGGCGCAACGTACTTCAAGCCCCGCGGCATCCCGCTGCGCACGTTGGAACAGGTCATCCTCACGTTGGATGAGGTGGAGGCATTGCGCCTGAAGAACCTCAAAGAGATGGACCAGACGGCAGCCGCGAAGAAGATGGGCGTCTCCCAGAGCACTTTCCAGCGTATCCTTGTCTCCGCAAACAAGAAGACCGCCGACGCGCTCCTCAACGGGAAGGCGATCAAGATCGAGGGGGGCGTGGTGAGAGGGAGGTGTTAG